In the genome of Paenibacillus sp. FSL R5-0766, one region contains:
- a CDS encoding SMP-30/gluconolactonase/LRE family protein — protein sequence MSTEQKQRKRSTCQQIRKWSLTLLGVIVLGIVVFLLMPAPVEPAVWSAPAAPSFEKEGPWKENNKLSSAELVTDRAKFPEFITFDKEGRLYTGDSDGKIYRVTFDAEDKAQPAEVFADTHGTPNGLKFDAAGNLIVADIQKGLLSIDPNGNIEVLTTEVDGGPIYLANELDIAQDGSIYFSDTSNYGKVMFKEIAENKPHGRLLKYDPLTKQTTVLLKDLYFANGVVLSAEEDFVLVAESYHYQLTRYWLKGPKQGTSDIFAENLAGFPDNITRDAEGHFWVGVFTTRLSFADYMHSHPWLAATMSKVPQSLLNGASAPVKHGLVAEYGPEGELIRSWHDPEGTLYGITTAVNQGKYVYLGTAPGGSQGVHRVPLKP from the coding sequence ATGTCAACAGAACAAAAACAACGCAAACGCTCCACTTGTCAACAAATTCGTAAATGGAGCCTGACTCTGCTAGGGGTAATTGTGCTGGGAATCGTTGTATTCCTGCTAATGCCCGCCCCGGTAGAACCCGCTGTTTGGTCTGCACCTGCTGCTCCTTCTTTTGAGAAGGAGGGTCCCTGGAAAGAGAACAACAAACTTAGCTCCGCTGAATTGGTTACCGACCGCGCGAAGTTCCCGGAATTTATCACTTTTGACAAAGAAGGGCGACTGTATACGGGTGACTCCGACGGCAAAATCTACAGAGTAACCTTTGACGCCGAAGACAAGGCACAGCCAGCAGAGGTATTCGCTGATACCCATGGAACACCTAACGGCCTAAAATTTGATGCTGCCGGAAATTTGATTGTGGCGGATATTCAGAAAGGGCTCCTGTCCATTGACCCGAACGGAAACATCGAAGTACTAACCACTGAAGTAGATGGGGGGCCGATCTACCTGGCGAACGAACTGGACATCGCGCAAGACGGATCGATTTATTTCTCCGATACCTCTAACTATGGCAAAGTCATGTTCAAAGAAATTGCCGAGAATAAACCGCATGGACGATTGTTGAAATATGATCCACTGACCAAGCAGACGACCGTTCTGCTTAAGGATTTATATTTTGCCAATGGGGTGGTACTGTCTGCCGAAGAAGACTTCGTGCTAGTCGCAGAATCGTATCATTACCAGTTGACCAGGTACTGGTTGAAGGGTCCCAAACAAGGCACCTCTGATATTTTTGCGGAGAATCTGGCTGGGTTTCCGGACAATATCACCCGTGACGCAGAGGGACACTTCTGGGTAGGGGTATTCACAACCCGTCTGTCTTTTGCCGATTACATGCATAGTCACCCTTGGTTAGCAGCGACGATGTCCAAAGTTCCACAGTCCTTGTTAAATGGAGCCAGTGCCCCAGTGAAACACGGACTTGTTGCAGAATATGGACCAGAAGGAGAGCTTATTCGTAGTTGGCATGATCCAGAAGGAACATTGTATGGCATCACCACGGCCGTAAACCAAGGGAAATATGTGTATCTCGGAACCGCACCGGGAGGAAGCCAAGGGGTTCATCGGGTGCCTTTGAAACCGTAA
- a CDS encoding metal ABC transporter permease: protein MATFWIILTAVLVSSACAILGCFLILRRMALVGDAISHAVLPGIAIAFLWSGSRDSLWMLLGATVFGLLTVFFIQSLQAGGLSSDASIGIVFTALFAVGVILISLNAQHIDLDLDCVLFGEIAYVQWDTLTLGGTDVGPRAVWMLGITLLVILVVIGLFYKQFKLCAFDPALAAACGIPVVLFHYLLMGLVSMTSVASFESVGSILVVGMLIVPAATAYLLTDRLGKMILYAVLIGAASSVGGYIMAYALDASIAGCMVAVAGILFVLALLLSPKHGIVFRYARRKFAAR, encoded by the coding sequence ATGGCAACGTTTTGGATTATTTTGACGGCCGTATTGGTTTCTTCCGCCTGCGCCATTCTGGGTTGTTTTCTGATTCTGCGGCGAATGGCTCTGGTTGGTGATGCGATCAGCCATGCGGTTCTCCCCGGTATCGCGATTGCTTTCCTGTGGAGCGGTTCCAGAGATTCGTTATGGATGCTGCTCGGCGCAACGGTGTTTGGATTACTGACGGTGTTCTTCATACAGAGTTTGCAGGCAGGTGGACTGTCGTCTGATGCCTCGATCGGAATTGTGTTTACAGCACTTTTCGCAGTAGGAGTCATTCTGATTAGTTTGAACGCCCAGCATATTGATCTGGATCTGGACTGTGTCTTGTTCGGAGAGATCGCTTATGTACAGTGGGATACACTAACCCTTGGAGGTACCGATGTCGGTCCGAGGGCAGTCTGGATGCTGGGTATCACTTTGCTAGTCATCCTCGTCGTTATTGGGCTGTTCTACAAACAGTTCAAGCTGTGTGCCTTCGATCCGGCGCTGGCTGCGGCCTGCGGCATTCCAGTAGTGCTGTTCCACTATCTGCTCATGGGACTTGTTTCGATGACGTCCGTAGCTTCATTTGAAAGTGTTGGTTCGATTCTCGTGGTGGGCATGCTGATCGTACCAGCGGCGACGGCTTACCTGCTCACTGATCGTCTGGGCAAAATGATTCTGTATGCCGTCCTAATCGGAGCAGCATCTTCGGTTGGAGGTTACATCATGGCATACGCCCTGGATGCTTCCATTGCGGGCTGCATGGTAGCTGTTGCTGGAATTCTGTTTGTTCTTGCACTGCTGCTGTCACCGAAACATGGCATCGTATTCCGTTACGCTCGTCGCAAATTCGCGGCAAGGTAA
- a CDS encoding metal ABC transporter permease — MWNWIIAILSDPNTRWILLGCLLLGFSSGIIGSFTFLRKQSLMGDTLAHAALPGICIAFMLTETKSVGLFLFGALVSGIVATFGISWITRYSRIKQDAAMGIVLTVFFGVGVVMLTRIQHGASGSQSGLDKYLFGQAASMVMTDVYVMGGVCLILLIACLVWFKEFKLVSFDPGFARGMGLPVAMLEQLILLLTVIAVVAGIQAVGVVLVAALLVTPAAAARCWTDSLALMVLLAGIFGALSGATGTIFSTLVPNLPTGPVTVLAATVLFAGSALLAPRRGLLARRLRSIQAKSAYMREERATLQILAAQRNQQERGEM; from the coding sequence ATGTGGAACTGGATCATTGCCATCTTATCTGACCCCAATACACGTTGGATATTGCTTGGCTGTCTGTTGTTAGGATTCAGTAGCGGAATTATTGGCTCCTTCACCTTTCTTCGTAAACAGAGCCTGATGGGGGACACCCTTGCTCATGCTGCTCTGCCCGGAATCTGTATTGCGTTTATGTTAACGGAAACGAAGTCCGTAGGCTTATTTCTGTTCGGTGCTCTGGTGTCTGGCATTGTGGCTACATTTGGAATTTCGTGGATTACACGTTACTCCCGGATCAAGCAGGATGCGGCGATGGGGATCGTGCTGACCGTATTTTTCGGGGTTGGCGTAGTCATGCTTACGCGCATTCAGCATGGGGCGAGTGGAAGTCAAAGCGGACTCGATAAATATTTGTTTGGACAGGCGGCATCCATGGTCATGACGGATGTATATGTCATGGGGGGTGTATGTCTCATATTACTGATTGCCTGTCTTGTCTGGTTCAAGGAATTCAAACTGGTGAGTTTTGACCCGGGCTTTGCACGTGGTATGGGACTGCCAGTTGCGATGTTGGAGCAACTCATTTTGCTCCTAACGGTGATCGCGGTGGTGGCCGGGATTCAGGCCGTTGGTGTCGTGCTTGTTGCGGCCTTGCTGGTAACTCCGGCAGCAGCTGCACGTTGCTGGACTGACTCACTCGCACTCATGGTGTTGCTCGCTGGCATATTTGGTGCATTGAGCGGAGCAACAGGAACCATCTTCAGTACGCTTGTACCTAATCTGCCGACAGGACCTGTAACGGTTCTTGCGGCTACGGTATTGTTTGCCGGATCAGCTTTGTTGGCTCCACGTCGTGGACTTTTAGCTCGACGGTTGCGAAGTATTCAGGCAAAGTCGGCATATATGCGTGAAGAGCGAGCTACACTTCAGATTCTCGCCGCACAGCGAAATCAGCAGGAACGGGGGGAGATGTAA
- a CDS encoding penicillin-binding transpeptidase domain-containing protein translates to MKKHSNEKDELTDKRRFSYRMNVFFFASFVIFSVIIVRLAFLQFVEGPELSQEEASNITKDVPLPPVRGTIYDSTGEVKLAYSKPIQSLYLTLYKNYGDVDGKPSPNIGEVQDIATRLHDVFEQYKLKDSESLTVEKIIEEMDLNSRKANGFMPRLIKSDLSEEEVAYFLQHKDEFKGIQIVEESVRFYDPDTVAVQTIGYLKKFRSSKSLDKYKEVDEANKTQTDPGLVYTENEFVGFDGLELQYQDALRGKSGYTSVDVDLRNLPEGVAGSTPPQKGYDLISSINKNVQVKTEQAILDQLSWLHRNPVSGRLHPNAKTGFAVAMEVDTGKIVSAASMPDYDTNIWRTGSITNDQYDDIKYVYQNGTIRSFPPDDSKKRAESIVLLGSTIKPLSVLIGLKEGFFTTNTVYSDRGSTTFGGDNRRVQNSSGHVYGAMYPRDAIRHSSNVFMIDEIGKKMYSKYGATGIDKWDEYMKQFGLGVSTGVDLPNEFLGIRDYMNDTESSLTRLVYGSFGQQGKYTTMQLAQYTTMLANKGKRMEPQLVREFRDSEGNVVEKVKPKVLSTVEFNDAYWNEVQRGMATEVSAFSGFPYDFARKTGTSTQVVGGKLVDNGVFIAYAPRNNPKLAVAVVIPEGGFGSSSAAPVARAIFDAYDEEFGLDGVPKKDKNKDSESGSGTQ, encoded by the coding sequence ATGAAAAAACATTCCAATGAGAAGGATGAACTTACAGACAAACGGCGCTTCAGTTACCGAATGAACGTATTTTTCTTCGCTTCCTTTGTTATTTTTAGCGTTATTATTGTACGCTTGGCCTTTTTGCAATTCGTGGAAGGGCCTGAACTTAGCCAGGAAGAAGCAAGTAACATTACCAAGGATGTACCACTTCCTCCTGTGAGAGGCACAATCTATGATTCTACAGGGGAGGTGAAGTTGGCTTACTCCAAGCCCATTCAGTCTCTCTACCTGACGCTTTATAAAAACTATGGGGATGTTGATGGGAAACCGAGTCCTAACATAGGGGAAGTGCAGGATATTGCAACCCGGTTGCACGATGTATTTGAACAGTACAAGCTGAAGGATTCAGAGTCACTTACGGTGGAGAAAATTATTGAAGAGATGGACTTGAACTCCCGCAAAGCGAACGGTTTTATGCCACGTCTGATCAAGAGTGATCTGTCCGAGGAAGAAGTCGCTTATTTCCTGCAGCACAAGGACGAGTTCAAAGGTATTCAGATCGTCGAGGAGAGTGTACGTTTCTACGATCCAGATACGGTAGCGGTTCAGACCATCGGTTATCTGAAGAAGTTCAGAAGTTCGAAGTCCTTGGACAAATACAAAGAGGTGGACGAGGCCAATAAAACGCAAACGGATCCGGGTCTTGTGTATACGGAAAATGAATTTGTAGGCTTTGATGGACTGGAACTGCAATATCAGGATGCTCTCCGCGGCAAAAGCGGATATACATCCGTTGATGTTGATTTGCGTAACTTGCCTGAAGGTGTAGCAGGTTCTACCCCGCCGCAGAAAGGGTACGACCTGATTTCCAGCATTAACAAGAACGTTCAGGTGAAAACAGAACAGGCCATTCTGGATCAGTTGAGTTGGCTTCATCGGAATCCGGTTTCCGGTCGATTGCATCCAAATGCCAAGACCGGGTTTGCGGTTGCGATGGAAGTGGATACGGGGAAAATCGTATCTGCTGCCAGTATGCCGGACTATGATACCAACATCTGGAGAACAGGCAGTATCACAAATGATCAGTATGATGATATCAAATATGTGTATCAAAATGGTACGATTCGTTCATTCCCTCCGGATGACTCTAAAAAGCGAGCTGAATCGATCGTGTTACTCGGTTCCACCATCAAACCGCTTAGTGTCTTGATCGGTTTGAAAGAAGGTTTCTTCACTACCAATACGGTTTATTCGGATAGAGGTTCAACGACCTTTGGTGGGGACAATCGCAGAGTGCAGAACTCATCAGGGCATGTGTATGGTGCAATGTATCCTCGTGATGCGATTCGTCATTCCTCGAACGTATTCATGATTGATGAGATTGGGAAGAAGATGTACTCAAAATACGGTGCGACCGGAATTGACAAATGGGATGAATACATGAAGCAGTTCGGCCTTGGGGTATCTACAGGGGTTGATCTGCCGAATGAATTCCTGGGCATACGGGATTACATGAACGACACGGAAAGCTCGTTGACTCGTCTCGTGTATGGTTCCTTTGGACAGCAGGGAAAATACACAACCATGCAGTTAGCACAGTACACGACAATGCTGGCGAACAAAGGAAAGCGGATGGAGCCACAACTGGTTAGAGAGTTCCGGGATTCGGAAGGCAACGTGGTCGAGAAAGTAAAACCGAAGGTACTGAGCACGGTGGAGTTTAACGATGCCTACTGGAATGAAGTACAACGAGGCATGGCAACCGAGGTATCTGCATTTAGCGGATTCCCTTATGACTTTGCCAGAAAAACAGGAACATCGACACAGGTAGTAGGCGGTAAACTGGTGGATAACGGTGTATTTATCGCCTATGCACCACGTAATAATCCAAAGCTTGCTGTCGCTGTGGTTATCCCCGAAGGGGGCTTTGGATCGAGCAGTGCGGCTCCGGTTGCACGTGCGATCTTCGATGCCTATGACGAGGAATTCGGTCTCGACGGTGTACCGAAAAAAGACAAAAATAAAGATTCAGAATCGGGATCAGGCACACAGTGA
- a CDS encoding TetR/AcrR family transcriptional regulator — MKVILISNVDKPSLSKGRALKTYQQARLQNTENLRKLVVDAAATILQDEGPEAVTVRRVSQKMGCSTKIIYSLFVNKEGLAQQLYLEGCKLLATRMEEVPPSSDFSQHLLDLGEAFWQFAQDYISYYKLMFGGAFAEFKPDAESMQGTMTAIHRLLILISTAQKQGQISDQQETETLVSTIWASLHGVIHLHMSGFLGDVKAAHSVYKQTMNLMSQSLFAVSKPDRGADRG; from the coding sequence ATGAAGGTGATCCTTATCAGTAACGTAGACAAACCCTCACTATCCAAGGGGCGGGCATTAAAAACATATCAGCAAGCTCGCCTGCAAAACACGGAAAATCTCCGTAAGCTTGTGGTTGATGCGGCTGCAACCATTTTGCAGGATGAAGGGCCGGAGGCTGTTACTGTACGCAGAGTATCGCAAAAGATGGGCTGCTCCACCAAGATCATTTACAGTTTGTTTGTCAATAAAGAGGGTCTGGCCCAGCAGTTGTATCTGGAGGGCTGCAAATTGCTCGCCACGCGTATGGAAGAAGTGCCGCCGTCCTCTGACTTCTCGCAGCATTTACTGGATTTGGGGGAAGCCTTCTGGCAGTTTGCGCAGGATTATATTAGCTACTATAAGCTGATGTTCGGAGGGGCTTTTGCAGAGTTCAAGCCGGATGCAGAGAGTATGCAGGGAACGATGACTGCCATACACCGCTTGCTGATTCTAATTAGCACTGCCCAGAAGCAAGGACAGATTTCGGACCAGCAAGAGACCGAAACTCTTGTCAGTACTATATGGGCATCGCTGCACGGTGTAATCCACCTGCATATGAGCGGGTTCCTTGGTGATGTAAAGGCAGCCCATAGCGTATATAAACAAACCATGAATTTGATGTCCCAATCCTTGTTTGCAGTATCCAAGCCAGACAGAGGAGCGGACAGGGGATAA
- a CDS encoding penicillin-binding protein 2, producing MTEEDTPVNKPSTARLNLFFFAAFVIFSILIFRLAFVQFVEGPELTYMETSRNTKDIPLAPVRGPIYDATGEVALAYSEPVQSLYVLLYEDYRNDERRQEAEELAHDLAAVFKQFNPGDKEQPDAEEIIKRLDLDYQKTFGYVPRLVKSDLSTKEIAFFMEKKAEYPGVMVLEENIRKYDPDGVAVQVVGYTREFKRAPDSIAKYKAIREGASTQRDPGLVYHEEEKVGFDGLELQYQEELRGRSGYQSIDIDARNLPDGTMLQTPPEKGYSLVSTINKEIQMAAQEAITDELRRLPKAITGYAVAMEVDTGNVVAMASMPDYDPNDWDYDKIKYVFRNGTTESFPPNDAKPSRAESVVLLGSVIKPLSVLIGLKEGLFTAGETYHDQGYAVLGKDGRQVKNSHSAYNGSITARRAIEKSSNAFMIDMVGKRLLRNYGSEKGIDVWHKHMQEFGLGVSTGVDLPSEYLGTLEYKKDHESALTRLAFASFGQQAKYTTMQLAQYTTMLANKGKRMEPHLVKEIRDADGNVVKEIKPKVLNEVDFADAHWNEVHKGMVTKVSSFDGFPYDYARKTGTSEQGTGPNKKENGVFIAFAPRDNPKLAVAVVVPEGGFGSVSASPIARKIFDAYDEVYGLDGTPKGKKDEGKDKE from the coding sequence ATGACTGAAGAAGATACACCCGTCAACAAGCCTTCCACCGCAAGGCTGAATCTGTTTTTTTTCGCGGCATTTGTCATATTCAGTATCCTTATTTTCAGATTAGCCTTTGTGCAATTTGTGGAGGGTCCTGAACTGACGTATATGGAAACGAGTCGTAATACCAAAGACATTCCACTCGCACCTGTTCGTGGTCCCATCTATGATGCGACAGGGGAAGTCGCGCTCGCTTATTCCGAACCTGTACAGTCCCTGTATGTGCTGTTATATGAGGATTATCGGAATGATGAACGTAGACAGGAGGCAGAGGAACTGGCTCATGATCTGGCGGCTGTGTTTAAGCAGTTTAATCCAGGGGACAAAGAGCAGCCGGATGCGGAAGAGATCATCAAACGATTGGATCTGGATTACCAGAAAACGTTCGGGTATGTGCCGAGGCTTGTGAAGTCGGATCTATCGACTAAAGAAATTGCCTTTTTTATGGAGAAAAAAGCAGAATATCCAGGTGTTATGGTGCTGGAAGAAAACATAAGAAAATATGACCCGGATGGCGTAGCGGTTCAGGTTGTCGGTTACACAAGAGAGTTCAAACGGGCACCAGATTCCATTGCCAAATATAAGGCAATTCGCGAGGGGGCAAGTACCCAGCGTGATCCTGGTCTTGTGTACCATGAAGAAGAGAAGGTTGGCTTCGATGGGCTAGAGCTTCAATATCAGGAAGAACTCCGTGGACGAAGCGGATATCAGTCCATTGATATTGACGCACGTAATCTGCCAGATGGGACGATGTTACAAACACCACCGGAGAAAGGCTACAGTCTGGTTTCCACCATTAACAAGGAAATTCAGATGGCTGCACAAGAGGCGATAACGGACGAATTGCGCAGACTTCCCAAGGCAATTACCGGATACGCAGTAGCCATGGAAGTGGATACGGGGAATGTGGTAGCTATGGCAAGTATGCCAGATTATGATCCGAACGATTGGGATTATGACAAAATCAAATATGTATTCCGGAACGGAACCACTGAGTCGTTCCCACCGAATGATGCCAAGCCTAGTCGGGCGGAATCCGTTGTACTCCTTGGATCAGTAATCAAGCCGCTAAGTGTGCTTATTGGATTAAAAGAGGGATTATTTACAGCAGGAGAGACCTATCATGATCAGGGATATGCGGTTTTGGGGAAAGACGGGCGACAAGTGAAGAACTCGCATTCTGCGTATAATGGTTCTATTACGGCGAGAAGAGCGATTGAGAAATCCTCCAATGCCTTCATGATTGATATGGTGGGTAAACGTTTGTTACGTAATTATGGCTCAGAGAAAGGCATCGATGTCTGGCACAAACACATGCAGGAATTTGGCTTGGGTGTGTCTACGGGAGTAGATTTACCAAGTGAATACCTGGGTACACTGGAATATAAAAAGGATCATGAATCAGCTCTAACACGTTTGGCATTTGCCTCCTTTGGACAACAAGCCAAGTACACCACGATGCAACTCGCCCAATATACCACGATGCTTGCGAATAAGGGTAAACGGATGGAACCACATCTGGTGAAGGAAATTCGTGACGCGGACGGTAATGTGGTGAAAGAGATCAAACCTAAGGTGCTCAATGAAGTTGATTTTGCCGATGCGCACTGGAATGAAGTGCACAAAGGTATGGTTACCAAAGTAAGTTCATTTGACGGTTTCCCATACGATTATGCACGGAAAACAGGAACATCAGAGCAGGGGACCGGACCGAACAAAAAAGAGAATGGTGTATTTATTGCCTTTGCACCACGAGATAATCCGAAGCTTGCTGTAGCTGTTGTTGTACCGGAAGGTGGATTCGGGTCAGTCAGTGCTTCACCGATTGCACGTAAAATTTTCGATGCATATGATGAAGTGTATGGTCTCGATGGAACGCCGAAAGGTAAGAAAGACGAAGGAAAAGACAAAGAGTAA
- a CDS encoding zinc ABC transporter substrate-binding protein, with translation MVKMRSIQRGVITLAALVLVIVLTACSSDAETSSGGKLQVTATTGMIADVAREVGGVYVDVTGLMGPGVDPHLYKASQGDIRKLEQAKVIFYNGLHLEGKMTDILEKMSSSKLVTAVTETIPVEELHSGKDTGGTEYDPHVWFNVSHWMHAAEAVRDTLVEADPGHAEEYKAQAEAYLAKLEALDAEVREKILEIPEASRVLVTAHDAFGYFGQAYGMKVMGLQGISTAAEYGAKDVSELRDYLVDNHIKAVFVESSVPAKAMEAIIAGAAQKGHTVSIGGELFSDAMGAEGTEEGTYIGMIRHNVETIVEALK, from the coding sequence ATGGTGAAAATGAGGAGTATTCAGAGGGGGGTCATTACGCTAGCGGCTCTGGTTCTGGTTATTGTACTTACGGCATGTTCCAGTGATGCAGAGACGAGCAGTGGTGGCAAGTTACAAGTAACCGCTACAACGGGAATGATCGCTGATGTAGCACGTGAGGTAGGCGGGGTATATGTTGATGTTACCGGGCTAATGGGCCCGGGAGTTGATCCCCACTTGTACAAGGCATCCCAAGGTGATATTCGCAAGCTGGAACAAGCAAAAGTCATTTTCTATAATGGACTGCATCTTGAAGGCAAAATGACAGACATTTTGGAGAAAATGTCCTCAAGCAAGCTGGTTACTGCTGTTACAGAGACTATTCCAGTCGAGGAGTTACACTCAGGCAAAGATACAGGCGGCACCGAATATGATCCACACGTCTGGTTTAACGTCAGCCACTGGATGCATGCGGCAGAAGCCGTACGCGATACGCTCGTGGAGGCGGACCCGGGCCATGCGGAAGAGTACAAGGCTCAGGCAGAGGCGTATCTGGCGAAGCTCGAAGCACTGGATGCCGAGGTGCGTGAGAAGATTCTGGAGATTCCGGAAGCAAGCCGGGTATTGGTTACGGCGCATGATGCATTTGGATATTTCGGTCAGGCTTATGGCATGAAAGTGATGGGGCTTCAGGGCATCAGTACAGCAGCCGAATATGGTGCAAAAGATGTTAGCGAACTGCGGGATTATCTCGTAGATAACCATATCAAAGCAGTATTTGTTGAATCGAGTGTACCTGCAAAAGCGATGGAAGCCATCATTGCCGGAGCAGCTCAAAAAGGCCATACGGTCAGCATTGGCGGAGAACTGTTCTCGGATGCCATGGGGGCTGAGGGAACGGAAGAAGGCACATACATCGGTATGATTCGCCACAATGTTGAGACGATTGTAGAAGCACTGAAATAA
- a CDS encoding DUF456 domain-containing protein, whose product MAGTVYPILPGAVAIFFAFLVYGWFFSFDPFGVWFWIIQILIVVVLFVADYVVSAWGVKKFGGSKLSTTLSTIGVIIGPFVIPAFGLVLGPFIGAFIGELIGGSSPSKASKVGFGSVVGLFTSTVMKIILQIVMIVLFIIWVVRFA is encoded by the coding sequence ATGGCTGGAACGGTATATCCCATATTGCCTGGTGCTGTAGCGATTTTCTTTGCGTTTCTGGTCTACGGCTGGTTCTTCAGCTTTGATCCGTTTGGTGTGTGGTTCTGGATCATTCAGATTCTGATTGTTGTTGTGTTGTTTGTGGCTGATTATGTCGTCAGCGCATGGGGTGTGAAGAAGTTCGGTGGCTCCAAGTTATCGACCACGCTGAGTACCATTGGTGTTATCATTGGTCCATTTGTCATTCCGGCATTTGGACTGGTACTGGGACCATTTATCGGTGCTTTTATCGGGGAACTGATCGGAGGGTCTTCACCTTCCAAAGCGTCGAAAGTTGGATTTGGTTCCGTCGTGGGGCTATTTACGAGTACTGTGATGAAAATTATTTTGCAAATCGTCATGATTGTTCTGTTTATTATCTGGGTGGTAAGATTCGCCTAA
- a CDS encoding metal ABC transporter ATP-binding protein — protein sequence MEDTTLLEQTPKKLNNSHLQGTQPTSAPLSVRDLAVAYHKKPVLSSVSFDIPEGQLIGILGPNGAGKSTLIKAVLGLVPKMHGEVRIFGQSYREQRRRIGYVPQRESVDWDFPTHALDVVMMGRYGHLGWFRRPGKKERDLAAHCLEQVGMGDYMYRQISQLSGGQQQRVFLARALVQDADLYFMDEPFAGVDATTEKAIILLLEQLKKQGKTVLVVHHDLATVEEYFDHVLLLNGRLVAGGPTSEVFVPDTLQETYGGRIAMIGSRTEKGQV from the coding sequence ATGGAAGATACAACTTTATTGGAACAAACTCCTAAGAAACTGAACAATAGTCACTTGCAGGGAACGCAGCCAACATCGGCTCCTCTCAGTGTGAGGGATCTGGCCGTTGCGTATCACAAAAAGCCGGTGCTTAGCAGCGTATCCTTCGATATTCCGGAAGGACAGCTCATCGGAATTCTCGGACCAAATGGTGCAGGGAAATCAACACTGATCAAAGCGGTTCTGGGACTGGTACCGAAGATGCATGGTGAGGTACGGATCTTCGGACAATCGTACAGGGAGCAACGTCGCCGCATCGGTTATGTGCCCCAACGGGAATCGGTGGACTGGGATTTCCCTACACATGCGCTCGATGTGGTGATGATGGGACGGTATGGTCATCTGGGCTGGTTCCGTCGTCCGGGGAAAAAGGAGCGGGACTTGGCGGCACACTGCCTGGAGCAAGTAGGCATGGGCGACTACATGTACCGCCAGATCAGTCAGCTGTCCGGTGGACAGCAGCAGCGTGTCTTTCTGGCACGGGCACTGGTGCAGGACGCAGATCTTTATTTCATGGATGAGCCGTTTGCAGGTGTGGATGCTACAACGGAGAAAGCTATCATTTTACTTCTGGAACAGCTGAAGAAACAAGGCAAGACGGTACTGGTCGTTCACCATGATCTGGCGACAGTTGAGGAATACTTCGACCATGTGCTGCTGCTCAATGGACGACTGGTGGCTGGCGGACCGACAAGTGAAGTATTTGTACCGGATACACTGCAAGAGACGTACGGAGGCCGGATTGCGATGATCGGAAGCCGGACGGAGAAAGGCCAGGTGTAG
- a CDS encoding Cof-type HAD-IIB family hydrolase: MSELKYKLLALDMDGTLLNDNHEITQETAKWIQIAIRRGVHVCLSTGRAVFHAMPYAVQLGLETPMVTVNGSEVWKAPHDLHMRHLMDPALIRKMQEIGEKYNSWYWAYSVEELFNRDRWTDNIEGLEWLKFGFNTEVDEARHQIMMELQQMGGLQMTNSSPVNIEINPAGISKASGVAEVCKLLGIEMSEVVAVGDSLNDLAVIEAVGLGVAMGNAQEQVKEAADLIVASNNEDGIVEVIREHILKGE, translated from the coding sequence ATGAGTGAACTGAAATACAAATTGCTTGCATTGGATATGGATGGAACATTACTTAACGATAATCATGAAATTACACAGGAGACCGCCAAGTGGATTCAGATTGCCATTCGTCGGGGTGTACATGTGTGCCTTTCTACGGGAAGAGCCGTATTCCATGCGATGCCTTATGCGGTCCAGCTTGGGCTGGAGACACCGATGGTAACCGTTAACGGTAGTGAAGTCTGGAAAGCACCGCATGATCTGCATATGCGTCATCTGATGGACCCGGCATTGATTCGTAAAATGCAGGAAATCGGTGAGAAATATAACAGCTGGTACTGGGCATACTCCGTGGAAGAGCTGTTCAACCGTGACCGTTGGACGGACAATATTGAAGGTCTGGAATGGTTGAAATTCGGCTTTAATACCGAAGTGGATGAAGCTCGTCACCAGATCATGATGGAACTGCAACAAATGGGTGGTCTGCAGATGACGAATTCTTCACCTGTTAATATCGAGATCAACCCTGCTGGAATATCCAAAGCCAGTGGTGTAGCTGAGGTTTGCAAACTGCTGGGTATCGAGATGTCCGAAGTTGTTGCTGTCGGAGACAGTCTGAATGATCTGGCTGTCATTGAGGCGGTGGGTCTGGGTGTAGCAATGGGCAATGCGCAGGAGCAGGTCAAGGAAGCGGCTGATCTGATCGTAGCGAGTAACAATGAAGACGGTATTGTTGAAGTGATCCGTGAACATATTTTGAAGGGGGAGTAA